GTATTTACAGTCTTCTAAATTGAGTGCATACGAACAACGCTGGGTGTCACAGTTGGCTCTCTTCaactttgaaatcaaatatcgcAGTGGAAAACACAATTCGAATGCAGATGCTCTTTCACGTAAGTCAGTGAGTGAAGAAGGAATACTTACCTCATCAACCAGTCTAGGAAATCTCTGGTCTTCTGAAATTCCAAAAGATGTTATGTGTGTGCAACAGAGATTGTGTCAAGAATCATCCGATGTGATATGTGTTGAATTGCAATGTTCTCTTCGTCAATACAGTCAAAGTGATCTGAAAGGCTTACAGTCTCAGGACAAAGACATTCATCAGTTTTTAAAGTTCTGGAAACAGGGGGTATATCCAAAGAAAGAAGAAAGGAAAAACTGTGAAAAGGCTGTGAATATTCTTCTCAGGCAGTGGAATCGTTTAAGTATGGATAACGGAATACTTTACAGAACTGTGTGTGATCCTGTTAATGGAGAAACCAAACAGTACGTTTTACCATCTTCACTGAAACTAGAAATTCTTAAACAGTGTCATGACAACCTTGGTCACCAGGGAATCGAAAGATCATTCAGTGTTATTAAAGACCGGTGTTATTGGCCTAGAATGTTTAGTGAGATCAAAGAATATTGCAAGAACTGTGAACGTTGTTGTGTAGCCAAATCAGAAAACCAACAGATTAGACCAGCTATGAACCACTTACTAGCAAACCGACCTCTGCAAATTCTAGCCATTGATTTCACAGTATTGGAACCATCTAAGGGTAAGGAAAATGTACTTGTGATGACAGATGTTTTTACCAAATTCACACAAGCAGTGGCCACCCGTGATCAGAAAGCTTCTACCGTTGCGTTGTGTTTGATTCAACAGTGGTTTCATCACTATGGTGTACCGGATAGAATTCATAGCGATCAGGGAAGAAACTTCGAGTCGGATATTATTAAACAACTCTGCAAAATCTACGACATACAAAAGTCAAGAACAACAGCTTACCATCCCGAAGGCAATGGACAGACAGAACGTTTCAACCGTACACTTCACGATTTACTCAGAACTCTACCACCGCAGAAGAAGAAACTCTGGCCAGATCATTTATCTGATGTAACTTTTGCGTATAATGTGTCTCCAAATTCCAGTACTGGTTACAGTcctttctatttatttttcgGCCGTAAACCTAAAATTCCAGTCGATTTTATTGTGTCGTCAACAGTGTCGGATTCTGTCTCGGATAATGATGTGAATTACGATGAATTCATTCAAGAGCACAGAAATAATGCTAGTGAATTATTCCAGCATGCTAAAAGAAACCtggaaaaaaaatgcatcaCAGAGGAAAGATCGCTTCGACGCAAAAATGGTGGATCATCCGATTGGTGTGGGTGACGAAGTTTTCATAAGAAACAGAGGTTTTACAGGAAGACACAAACTTCAAGACCTTTGGAGTACAACAAGATACCGTGTTCAAACAGCCAAAGACAGTGTGTATACAGTTGTTTCAGACACTGGACAACAGCGTACCCTTAATAGACGTGATATCAAACGCGTACCGCCGAAATATATAAGCAGTGACAATTGCCATGCACGTGACGTTAAGCCATCCTTATCTCTTCGTCGGAGTTTGCGATTACGCGATAAACAGAAGAGTATGTGGGATTAAGAATCATAGACTGTGAATGCGATACGTGTATTGAACATTtgatttataaatgatattatgTTGATTAGTGGgtgtttgaattttgatttttatcgaGACgataaaattcaaagcaggggaGTATGTGGgcagatttaaaatttacaatatctaaTTATTTACCAAGTTACGCTTGTTCTTGTGCGCAGGTGGATTGAGTTGGTGAACACTTTCTTTACTTTTCTATTGGCCGTTGTTCCCATTGGCTAGTATTATCGAATCAGATCATTTCTATTATTATAAATCCCGGttacttttgattttgtttcacTGTGGGTCCGGCGATTTTGTACACCAACACCTCGCACAAGgtatttattgtattaatttatataacataACTTTTCTTAGTATCTACATAAAGTAAACTAAGATTATAATAAAGTTTAAAGCTTTATTTAAACCGTAACGAATTATTgtgtataaattgtatatatatttatatgtgtttatatttatttacagaatCACCTTTTTGTACATATAAAACATCCTGAACACAGAACCGTGTCTTTATTATTTACTCGGTCACAATAACATTGATCATTTTATGCCTATTCAATTGTTCTTCACAATGTCACATTAACACTGAATATGAGAGTACAGTAAATGTTCAACAATAAACATCTATTCAATGAGGTGAATTAGTTCACTGATAGGTCTCATATAAGTACATGGTTTCCCATTCACAATAAGGCGTACGCGGACTTTTCGCACAAGTTCATCAGCACTTTGGATAACTTCCTCCACAAGTCCCACAGGCCACTGGCATCGCGCTATATCTTTATCTCTAACGATCACAACATCCCCAGGTTTAAGGTTTGGTGTTTCAGTGGTCCACTTACGGCGAGACTGTAAGGTATGAAGATATTGATCATTCCACTGCTTCCAGAAGAAATCGGAAAGTACTTGCACTTGTTTCCACTGTTCCTTATACAGGTCACGAATGCTAACATTCACACAGGTAGAGAAATGTCCCGATATTTTCTGATTCAATAGTATTGCAGGGCTCAACACAAAAGGCATATCTGGATCGCTTGATATCGTAGTAATCGGTCTAGAGTTCATGATTGCTGTCACTTCGGCCATCATTGTACTAAGAACCTCATGAGTGAGATTCTTTCCCTTTGGTCCTAATAGTAGAGCATCTAAGATACGTCGTGTTACCCCTATCATCCTTTCCCACACTCCTCCCATGTGGGAAGAGTGAGGGGCGTTAAAAATCCACTTTATCTTTGACTGGTCTAAGAAGTGCTTTACTGGACCTTGTATCACATCTATGTTAAGATCTCCGGTAGCTCCAATGAAATTTGTCCCACGGTCAGATCGCAGTTCACAAACGTTTCCACGGAGGGCAATAAATCTTCGTAATGCATTGATGAATGATGAGCTTGACATGGATTCCACCAGCTCGATATGAACAGCTCTTGTCGTCAGACACGTAAACATAATAGCCCATCGCTTGCTTTCAGCAACACCTCCTCTGGTTTTACGTGTCACAATCGACCAGGGGCCAAAGGTATCCACACCTACAGCACTAAACGGAGGTCCTGGAGTTACTCTAGATGATGGTAAATCTGCCATTTTCTGAGACATCAAGTTTCCACGTAATCTTTTACACACAACACACTTATGAATCACTGATGAAATCAGTTTCCTTGCACCGATCACCCAGTAGCCATTATTCCTTATGACACCCTCCGTAATGTGCCTTCCCTGATGAGCACCTGTTTTTTCATGGAAATGTAGCACAATCAATTTTGCAACATGCGATTTCCTAGGAAGGATAATTGGGTTCTTTTGCTCCATTGGAAGTACACTAAGGTTTAATCTGCCTCCTATTCTCATAATACCGTCCTGATCCAAATATGGACATAGATTCCTTATTGAGCTGTCTCGAGGCAATGGTTTCTGGTCTTGTAAACACAAGAGTTCTTCTAAGAAAAACGTTTTCTGTGTTTCTTTCACAACAAATAGTTCACTTTCTTGTTTTATGGTTAAAGAATCGAATGTCATATGTTTCCATTTTCTAGCAGCTGTTTTTAGCACTGTAACTGCAGATATTAGGGAATTCCATGTAGAAAATCTCTCAAAACGATTTGTGAGGTCTGCGGTCTTCAACATTAACTTGTTTGCATTTATGCGGATTTCTTTATCGTCATGAGGGTTCACGAGTGGAAAGTATTCTTTTACAAGGTCTTTGCTGATATGCAGAAATTCAGGTCCTTTAAGCCACTTACAGCTCAAGTCTTCGGCTGTACTTAATCCTCGTGTTCCTACATCAGCTGGGTTTTCCTCAGATTTTACATAATTCCACTGGAAAGGGCTAGATGATCGTAAAATGCGTTCCACACGATTGGCCACGTAGTTGTAAAAACGTTTGGTATGATTACTGATGTAACCTAGCACAATCTTGCTGTCGGAATAGAACCATGTGTTGACAAAAGTAATGTTTAAATGTCTCTTAACAGTTTCTGCTATTTCAACTGCCATAAGAGCAGCGCAAAGTTCTAATCTTGGCATTGAATGTCCATGTAAAGGGGCCAATTTCACTTTGCCAAACACAAATGATACTTCACTCCTTATCTCATCTGGAACTTTGATGTATGACACTGCTGACACTGCTTGTTCAGAGGCATCACAAAATACATAAAGCTCTACATGGTCACAAAGGCTCAAAGATTTTGTGATATACATTCGAGGAATGGAAATGTTCTGAAGTGATGAAATGGACCTTTTCCAAGATTCCCATCGATGTACATATGAACTATCGACATCGTCATCCCAATCACATTTTGTCGTAATTTCGCGAAGGATGATTTTTCCACAAATAACGAGTGGTCCAATGAATCCCAGAGGATCATATATGCTGTGCAACATAGACAGGTAGCCACGTCTAGTGTTTGGTTTCTCTGGGAAGTTGACATCAAACAGGAAACTATCAGTTGACAAATCCCATAATAGACCAAGACTATGGTGTACAGGAAGAAGGTCTTTCTCTAAATCCAGTTGTTTGATTTCTTTACTCAGGTCTTCTTTGGAGAAAGCTAACATCACTTCTTTATTGTTTGATGCAACTTTGTGGAGATTGATGTTACCATTGGTTTTCAACGCAGTCCGAGTTCTTTTCAATAGGTCGATCGCTTGCGAAGCATTTGGAACAGATGTTAAGGCGTCATCTACATAGAAGTTGTTATTCACAAAGTCTTTGATATCTTGCTCGGAATTCTCCACACTTTTGCGTAATCCAAAGGTAGCCACAGCTGGCGATGGACAATTTCCAAAAACATGTGCACGCATGCGATATTCCACAAGATGCTTACTTGGATCATTGTTCTGGTACCACATGAAGCGTAAATAATCCCTGTGGTCTTCCCGTACAAGAAATGAGTAAAACATCTGTTCAATATCTGCTGATATTGCAATGGAATCTTTTCGGAAACGCAGCAGAACACCAACTAAGTTGTTAGTCAAATTGGGTCCTGTAAGTAGAACACTGTTGAGTGATGTTCCTTTGTACGTTGCAGATGAGTCAAAAACTCCACGTATTTGGTCTGGTTTCTTAGGATGGTAAACTCCGAATAATGGGAGATACCACACTTCTTGTCCAACTTTAAGTTCTGGGGCAATTTCTGCAGCGCCACTCTGAATAACTTTTTCCATGAATGTAAAAAAGTGCTGTCTTTTCTCACAGTTTTTATAAAGACTGCTATCTAAAACCATAGCTCTCTTGAGGGCCATAACTTTGTTATTTGGTATTGCTGGCTTATCCCTCTTGAACGGCAGAGGAGCTGTCCAGTTTCCTTCTTctagtttcatttcattttccatAATATGAATAAACTCACGATCTTCGACCGAGAGGCCAATTTCCTCATCATCTTTGTGTTTTCTGAATATATCTAGCTCCCCTTCTACTGACTGGATGTGAATTTGAAGGTCTTTGTCACATGGTTGAAATATTGTAGGTCGACCGTTTGGTAAAATGTTAGTTTTGAAACTTGTTACACTGAGATCCCTCACACTGACTTCAGGTAGGTGTTTACCATTCAAACAGACGTCACCAATGATGACCCAACCAAAACATGTCTTCTGAGCAAATGGATGGTTTTTTGGTCCTGTTATCTGCTGATAAACATAATGTGCGTCTGTTAAATCTCTTCCAATAAGAAGTCCAATTTGATGATTTGGATCATGTTTCGGAATTTCCGAAGCAATAGAACGAAGGTGCGGGTAATGATATGCGATCTCTGGTGTAGGAATTTCTGTGACGTCTTGTGGAATACTTCGACATTCAATGAGGGTTGGTAGTTTCAACACTGTCGATGAGTCAAGAGACTGTACAATAAATCCATGAGCTTGACGACCAAGAGTTTGTCCTCTCCCAGAACATGACATTAAATTATACATTAATTCGTTTCCTTTCACACCAAGAGAGTCCATTAACTCTGTAGTTGCTAATGTTCTATTACAATGTCCATCTAACATTGCATACACAGTCACAGATAATTCTGGGCGATTTTCTGGGTACACTTGGACTAACACTGTTTTTGCACAAGAGCGTCCATGGAAACCATCACATATAGAAGTACACTTTGAATCAACAATGAATGGTTCACTCTCCCCACCTTGCACCGATTGAGGAATATCTTGATTTCTAGGCTTTATATGCATAGCAGTCACATGATTGCCGCTGCCACATTCTTTACACTTAATGTAAGCTCGGCAgtgttttttattatgaaattttgTACGTAAACAACGGAAACAGAGTTTATTTTCTGCTACATATCTGCGACGTTCTTCCATAGGTTTTCTCATGAAGAGTTGACATTCATCAAGATTATGCGAAATTGCATGTGGATGTAAAGAACACATTTCTTTTctgatgttttctttttcttcctgTACTTCAGTTTTTCTTGACATTACTGTTGCTGGTCTCCTGGTGAATCTTTGTTTATCCATTCCTACAGGTGATGAAGATTCAAATGAAAAGCTTGGGTCATTCAAAGATATGCTAAGTTCATGAATGAATTTTACAAACTCCTGGAAAGGTGGATATGGAACAATGTTTTGAATCTTATATTTAACAGCACGATCCCTCCATTAGTTTTGTAAGTTTTCAGGCAGCTTGCACACGATTGGATTGACACCAATTGGGGTATCATAATACGACAAAAGCATGGCATATCTATCATTGTTTTTATGACACTCTATTTCTGCCAATAGATCTGCAAGGTTATATAACTGTGTTTTGTCCTTTGGTAAGGTAATCACAGGAAATTTCTGTACTTGAATGCGCAGTTTTGATTCTATCAATTCGGGGGATCCATAACGTTCATCCAATCTCTCCCATATCTTCTGAAGAGCTATTTTCGCATCATCTGGGTTCGCTCTTCTTATACTGGTTACTTGAACTGTAGATTCAGGTCCGAGCCATCGTAACAGCAAGTCTATTTCTTCTAAATCACTTAAGGTGGCTTCAGATACAATAGTCTTGAATGTCCCTTTCCATACGTTGTATGAGGAAGGGTCATCATCATATCTTCTAAGTCGTTGTGAAACTAagtcttttttcaataaataacagTTAATAGTATCACTAGTCACCGCACTGTCAATAACACTAGACGAAATAGGTTGATATTGATGCCGCGGTGTAAACGTAGAATCCAAGTGCGGTTGTGCTATAGGAGGCGGTCTGTACGACTGTGAAGTTGGTGTAAACCTAGGTTGCATAACCTGAGGAGGGAACCTAGGTGGTAACGGTTGAGGTGTATACCTCGGCTGCATCAATTGTGGCATGTATGCCTGTCCAGGATATTGCATAGGTCTCGGAGGATACATAGCCATCACAGGTTGAGAAACTGAATGCTGCGGCGTTGAAGTTGACGACTGTGCGAAGTGCGGCACTGCTGGAGCAGGAACTTGTCTTGGTAGTTGCTGGTTTACAATATGCTTAGATACTTGTCCAATATACCTGTCTTGTTTTTCTTTCTGTGATTCAGGTTTTACTTGTTTCGGACccaaagttattttttctacATACTCTCTGGATTTATCGACACTGTTTATCCTCGGTAACCCCAAATCACATACATGTCCTTCATCTTCcatcatttcaaattttaccttCGACTCTGCAAGCTCCAGTTCTCCCTGACACTTCAACAATTCTAACTCATTTTCTAAATCTTCCTGTGCTTGTTTGTATTTAGCAACATTCAAGTTTTCTTCAATGATCAGTTTGGACTTTTGACGCTTTAATTCAATAGCTCTCTCTGTTATTTTCAACTTTGTTTTAGCTTCTTCTAATTTCTGAAGAGATTTAATGCTTAATCTACTTGACGTTGACTCTTCATCTGTTTTCTTCCTGGTTTGTGAAGGtttcaatttttgtaaacaCTGAATAACATTGTCATGAAATGGAGTAAAACACTTGTTCATCAAATCTAGTT
This genomic window from Crassostrea angulata isolate pt1a10 chromosome 8, ASM2561291v2, whole genome shotgun sequence contains:
- the LOC128159221 gene encoding uncharacterized protein LOC128159221; its protein translation is MHIKPRNQDIPQSVQGGESEPFIVDSKCTSICDGFHGRSCAKTVLVQVYPENRPELSVTVYAMLDGHCNRTLATTELMDSLGVKGNELMYNLMSCSGRGQTLGRQAHGFIVQSLDSSTVLKLPTLIECRSIPQDVTEIPTPEIAYHYPHLRSIASEIPKHDPNHQIGLLIGRDLTDAHYVYQQITGPKNHPFAQKTCFGWVIIGDVCLNGKHLPEVSVRDLSVTSFKTNILPNGRPTIFQPCDKDLQIHIQSVEGELDIFRKHKDDEEIGLSVEDREFIHIMENEMKLEEGNWTAPLPFKRDKPAIPNNKVMALKRAMVLDSSLYKNCEKRQHFFTFMEKVIQSGAAEIAPELKVGQEVWYLPLFGVYHPKKPDQIRGVFDSSATYKGTSLNSVLLTGPNLTNNLVGVLLRFRKDSIAISADIEQMFYSFLVREDHRDYLRFMWYQNNDPSKHLVEYRMRAHVFGNCPSPAVATFGLRKSVENSEQDIKDFVNNNFYVDDALTSVPNASQAIDLLKRTRTALKTNGNINLHKVASNNKEVMLAFSKEDLSKEIKQLDLEKDLLPVHHSLGLLWDLSTDSFLFDVNFPEKPNTRRGYLSMLHSIYDPLGFIGPLVICGKIILREITTKCDWDDDVDSSYVHRWESWKRSISSLQNISIPRMYITKSLSLCDHVELYVFCDASEQAVSAVSYIKVPDEIRSEVSFVFGKVKLAPLHGHSMPRLELCAALMAVEIAETVKRHLNITFVNTWFYSDSKIVLGYISNHTKRFYNYVANRVERILRSSSPFQWNYVKSEENPADVGTRGLSTAEDLSCKWLKGPEFLHISKDLVKEYFPLVNPHDDKEIRINANKLMLKTADLTNRFERFSTWNSLISAVTVLKTAARKWKHMTFDSLTIKQESELFVVKETQKTFFLEELLCLQDQKPLPRDSSIRNLCPYLDQDGIMRIGGRLNLSVLPMEQKNPIILPRKSHVAKLIVLHFHEKTGAHQGRHITEGVIRNNGYWVIGARKLISSVIHKCVVCKRLRGNLMSQKMADLPSSRVTPGPPFSAVGVDTFGPWSIVTRKTRGGVAESKRWAIMFTCLTTRAVHIELVESMSSSSFINALRRFIALRGNVCELRSDRGTNFIGATGDLNIDVIQGPVKHFLDQSKIKWIFNAPHSSHMGGVWERMIGVTRRILDALLLGPKGKNLTHEVLSTMMAEVTAIMNSRPITTISSDPDMPFVLSPAILLNQKISGHFSTCVNVSIRDLYKEQWKQVQVLSDFFWKQWNDQYLHTLQSRRKWTTETPNLKPGDVVIVRDKDIARCQWPVGLVEEVIQSADELVRKVRVRLIVNGKPCTYMRPISELIHLIE